In Pelodictyon luteolum DSM 273, the genomic stretch CGACCGCCCTCATCAAGCACCGACACCCCGTCCTCCAGAACCCGCTGCAGGACATCAAGCTCCCTGTTGACGGCTATCCTGAGCGCCTGGAAAACCCGCGACAGCGACCTGATGGATGGCTGGCGGCCGTGCACGACGCTCCTGACGATGTCCGCAAGATCCTCGGTCGAGGAGAGGGGGCCATGCTTCATCCGGGCGGCAATGACGGCCCGGGCTATCGCCCGGCTCCGCGGCTCCTCGCCGTATCGGAAAAAAATTGCGGCCAGTTCCCGCTCATCCGCATCATTGAGGATGTCCGCCGCCGTCGTGGATGCAGAACTGTCCATGCGCATATCGAGCGGCCCTGTCCGCATGTAGCTGAACCCCCGCTCCGCCCTGTCGATCTGGCGGGAGGAAACCCCGAGATCAAGCAGGATTGCTCTGGCCCGGGGCTCCAGCCCTTTCTGCACGGCCTCCCTTGATGCCAGCCGGGCGATGTCCTGGAAATTTCCCTTCACGGCAACTGCCCTCCCCGGATAGGCCGCAAGGCGTGAGCCCGCCTCATGAAGGGCTTCATCATCCTGGTCAATGCCGACAAGAAGCGAACCCTCAAGCCAGCCACCGCTCTCCAGCGCCCGGAGGATGGCCATGGAATGTCCGCCGCCGCCGAGTGTGCCGTCCACGTAAAGGCCGGGGCCCCGGACCAGTGCATCGACGCATTCATGCAGGAGCACCGGGTCATGATAGCTGTCAGGGGAACGGGGCATCAGAAATACCGCCCCGCAAGCGCTGCAAAGCGCCCGCTGCTGCCCTCAAGCACCTCGGAGAGCCTTCCGGGCTCCCATACAATCATTTTGGTATCGGCCCCTATGATGACGACATCCCGGGTAATCCCCGCATGGTCAAGGAACTCCCTGGAAAGGGGAATGCGGCCCTGGCGGTCGAGTTCGACCATCTCAAGGCTTTCATACATAAGGGTCTTAAGGAGGCGCTCATCCGGATGAAAATCCGAGAGCGCGGAAATGGTCCTGGCCATCTCCTCCCACACGTCGGGGAGATAGAGCTCCAGGGAACTGTCGGGTGACTTCATCACATAGAGCGAAGCCGGCTCCTTTTTGGAGGCAAGGCTTCCGGACGTCTCGGGGAACTTCCTGCGGAACCTCGCAGGAATCATCAGCCGTCCCTTTTCGTCGACCGCATGCTTCTCTTTTCCGATAAATCCTGCCATGGCGACGCCTATCTATGCTACGGTTGGGCCAGAACCTCCCATTTTTTACCATTTTCCACCACCTCAAATGTATAAAAAAGGATGCACTAAAAAAATATTCCCTTATTATAATGGGATACATGAACCTCCACATATGTCACACCGACAGAAAGAGACCGTCGTGGACGGCTACAATCTCATCCACCACCTGTTCCGCCCCGCAGCGGGCGCGTCCTTCGAGCCGCTTCGAAGGCGCCTTGAGTCGCTGCTCACCGGGTATCGCAGGACTCGGAAAACACCCGTCACCGTGGTCTACGACGGGGATGGACGCTACCGGGACCACGATGAGACGGGGGAGGTACACATCGTATACACCGCACGCAGGAAAAGTGCAGACCGGTGGATCATTGAATACGCAAAATCGTTGAACACGTCGGCAAAAATCCTTACTATTGTAAGTTCGGACAACGAGGTCCGAAGGTACTCCGCGGCATTCGGAGCCGAGTGCATGAGCTCCGCCGACTTCGCATCGATGCTCCAGCCGGGAGGCACAGGAGATAAGCCCTCGGGGGAATCCGGCTTGAACCGGAGGAAGTTTTCAGCAAACCCCCTCCCTGAAAGGGAGGTGGATGGGTGGATGCGGCTGTTCGGAGGGAACGATGCCTGACCCCGACCCTGAAGACGCTCACCATTAACCGACTGAACACCTATGACGACCGACACCCCCTCCGGCCATGAAGCAGAGTGGCAGGAACTTGACCAATGGCGGAAAAAAATAGACTTGATTGACTGTGAACTCACAGCCCTCCTGGGTGAGAGACTGGACTGCGCTGAAAAAATCAGTGCACTGAAGTCCGTGATGGGCGCAGAGGTACTGCAGCCCGAGCGCGAAAAAGAGGTGCTCCACAACGTGCTCGAACGGGCCGGTACGGAGGAGAAATCACGCACCCTTGCAAACATCTACCGCTGCATCCTCGAAGAGTCCCGCCTCTTCCAGCATGCCTGGAAAAACAGGGCAGGAAACACACACAAAGACTGAGCGGGCCACCCCAGATGACACCAAAAACGCTCCCGGCCAAAGGCTCCGGAAAGACTGCCATTCTTGCCGCCACACTGATTGGCCTTGCGGCGCTGGCCTTTTCGATCGTCCCCGGCCTGAACACCTCCGGCGAGACTACCCGCATAGCAGTCCACCGCGGCGCATCCTTCTCCGCCATCGTCGACAGCCTCCACCGGGCGGGCAGCATCCGGCTCCGCTGGCCGGTGACCCTTACAGGTCGCATCATCCCCCGCCTGCACAACATCAAGCCCGGACGCTACACCATTCCGCCGGGGCTGTCGAGCTACCGCCTGCTCGGCTACCTGCACGGCAGCAGTCAGGACGAGGTGCGGGTCACCATTCCCGAAGGGCTTGACCTGAAGAAAACAGCGCGCATCATCTCCCGCCACCTCGATATCGATTCGGCTGCGTTCATAGCAGCCGCTTCCGACCGCAGGCTCCTCGATAAACACGGCATCAAGGCGAGCAACGCGGAAGGCTACCTGTTCCCCGGCACCTACAACTTCGCATGGGCCAGCAGCCCTGAAGAGGCTGCAGGTTTCCTTGTCAAACAATGCATGGCGTTCTGCACCGACAGCCTCACGGCGGTTGCCGCCCAACAGGGACTCAGCCAAACCGCTCTATTGACGCTCGCTTCCATCGTCGAGGCCGAAACCCCCCTTGACAGCGAAAAACCCCTGGTGGCAAGCGTCTACCTGAACCGCCTGAAAAAAGGGATGCGCCTGCAGGCCGACCCCACCGTACAGTTCGCCATCGGCGGAGAGGGCCGCCGCCTTTACTACAAGGATCTGGAAATCGACTCCCCCTACAACACCTACCGGCGGAGGGGGCTCCCGCCTGGGCCGGTATGCAGCCCCGGCGCCGCATCCATTCTGGCCGCCCTTAACCCCGCAAGGACCAACTACCTCTACTTCGTTGCAACCGGCAGAGGCGGCCATTATTTTTCCGCCACCCTCAGCGCCCATGCGCTGAATGTCAGGAAATACCGCAACGCCCGCAGCAGGGCCTTAAAGTAAACGGGGGAACGGATAACAGGCGCCTCTTATTTCAGTTCCAGATGATTATATTGCCTGTACAATGAACGGGCTAACGGTTTTTGTTTTTTCAACCAATCCAGAGAGCAATGCAGAAAAAGACCTTGTCGGACATAACCATCCAAGGCAAACGGGTACTGATGCGCGTAGATTTCAACGTTCCCCTTGACGGCAACGGAGAAATCACCGACGACAAAAGGATCGTCGAAGCCCTTCCCTCAATCAGGAAGGTGCTGGACAACGGAGGACGCCTCATCCTGATGTCACACCTTGGCAGGCCGAAAGGAAAGGTCAACCCGGACTTCTCTCTGACCCCCGTAGCATTGCGTCTTTCCGAGCTCATCGACACTCCCGTCATCATGGCAGGCGACTGCATAGGCACCGAAGTGATGCAGCAGGCTCTGGCGCTGCAGGACGGCGAAGTCCTCCTGCTTGAGAACCTCCGCTTCCATCCTGAGGAAGAGGCCAATGATCCGGAGTTCTCCAGAGAACTCGCCTCGCTTGGTGAAATCTATGTGAACGATGCATTCGGCACGGCCCACCGTGCGCATGCCTCGACCGAAGGCATCACCCACTTCGTGCAGACCGCTGTTGCCGGCTACCTGATTGAAAAAGAGCTGATGTACCTCGGCAAAGCGCTGCAGAGCCCTGAACGCCCGTTCGTTGCCATCCTCGGCGGATCAAAGATCTCCGGGAAAATCGACGTCATCGACAACCTCTTCAGCAAGGTAGACACTGTGCTCGTCGGCGGCGCCATGGTATTCACCTTCTTCAAGGCTCAAGGCTTGGAAACCGGCCGCTCCCTTGTGGAGGACAACAAGACGGAACTTGCGCTCGAACTGCTAGCAAAGGCGAAAAGCATGGGCGTCAGGCTCATCCTGCCTGAAGACGTGATGGCCGCACCCGAAATCTCACCCGATGCTCCATTTCATGCAGTGTCGGTCGACCAGCTTGCCGAAAACGAGATGGGAGTCGATATCGGCCCTAAAACAGCCGAGACTTACCGCAAGGAGATCCTCGGAGCCAAAACCGTACTCTGGAACGGACCGATGGGAGTCTTTGAAATCGACAACTTCGCCGGCGGCACCATCGCCGTAGCCGAAGCGCTCGCCGCTGCCACCGCTAAGGGGGCAACCACCATCATCGGCGGGGGCGATTCTGCTGCCGCCGTCGCCAAGGCCGGACTTGCCGACAAAATGACCCACATCTCAACCGGAGGCGGCGCGAGTCTCGAGTTCCTTGAGGGCAAGGAGCTCCCCGGCATCGCAGCCCTGAACGGCTGACACACCCCTTTCCAGAGAACGCCCCCGCCCGTCCTGCGGCGGGGACGGCAAACCCTTGCTCATGAGCTATTCCAACCAACCATATCGTCCCGGAGGGTTCCAGGTGATCCCTCCGGCGATCAAGGCGATCATTCTCATCAACGTGGGGGTATTCCTCCTGGAATCCTTTCCGGCATTCGGCAATGTGCTTCTCTCCGAGCTCGCACTCTGGCCGATCAGCTCGGGAAACTTCAGGATATGGCAGCCACTGACCTACCTGTTCCTCCACGGCGGAACGGCCCACATCTTCTTCAACATGTTCGCCCTCTGGATCTTCGGAGCTGAAATTGAAAACCACTGGGGCACGAAGCAGTTCAACGTCTACTACTTCACCTGTGGCATCGGAGCCGCCCTCATCAATCTCTTTGCAACCATGGGCTCGACCTATCCGACCATCGGAGCATCGGGAGCGGTCTACGGGATCCTGCTCGCTTTCGGGATGATGTTTCCCGACCGCTACATCTTCCTCTATTTCCTCTTTCCCATCAAGGCGAAGTTCTTTGTCGCAGGGTACGCTTTCATCGAATTCTTCTCCGGGCTCGGAAGCCGCACCATGGGCAGCGGAAGCAACGTCGCACATTTCGCACACCTCGGAGGCATGCTGATCGGATGGATCTACATCACCCTGAAACGGCGTGACTTCAACCTTTCAGGGATGCTTGAAAAAATCCGGCCCCGAAAGAAAGAAGGGGGCGCTAGAATCCACAGCATCAGCAGGAATGATGACGTGGTGACGGAGGCGGAAATCGATCGGATCCTTGAGAAGATTTCGCAGAGCGGCTACAGCTCGCTCAGTGCAGATGAACGCCATAAACTGCTCAAAGCGGGCAGGAAGTAGGGTCTGTGGAAGACAACAGGGAGGACACAATGGAGACACCTTTGTTTGAAAAGAGCACGAGCCGAGCCGAGCGGGTAATGCAGAATCCGGGCAGGGTGCAGAAGCTCATCGCCTCGGTCATCAGAAAATCCGCGTCGCTGAAAAGCACGGCGATGGTACCAGGACTTCTGGAAAAGATCCAGCCGCTTGTCCGCATGGTGAAAAGCTATGCATCGAAAGAGTACCGCGAGGTTCCATGGCAGACCATCGTCCTTTCGGCAGCCGCACTCATTTACTTCGTCGCCCCCTTCGATGCCATTGCAGACTTCATCCCCATCCTCGGCTTTGCCGATGACCTTGCCATCGTATCGGCCGTTCTGGCCTCCATCAGCCAGGATGTCGACTCTTTCACCGCATGGGAGAAGAAGAAGCGCGAGGTGGCTGAGCACGCCGAATTCACAGAAATCGACAACGGGCAGCAGTAACCCCCGCCTCAGTCCCGAACGAAACAGGCCACGCTTTCGATATGTGCCGTGTGGGGAAACATGTCCACCGGCTCCACCGACTCAAGCCGGTAACCCGCCGCCGCTATCTCTTTGCCGTCCCGTCCGAGACTTGCCGGATTGCAGCTGACATAGATGATCCTTCGAGCCTCCAGCTGCACCATAGCCTGAAGTGCTTTCGGGTGCATGCCGGCCCTTGGCGGATCGGTCACAACTACATCCGGCCGGCCGTAGGAGTCGAGCGTAGGAAGGAGGGTCCCGAAATCCTTCAGGTCTGCCTGAAAGAAGACCGCATTGCGGATGCTGTTGAATTCTGCATTTGCTCTGGCGTCCTGAATAGAGCTCTCAACAACCTCGAGTCCTACCGCCATCCTGCAGTGTCGGGCCATGAAGAGGGTAATGGTGCCGGTACCGCAGTAGAGATCGTAGACGGTATCCTCCGCCTTGAGTCCGGCCGCCCTGAGTATGCAGGCGTAGAGAGCCTCGGCCTGACGGGTGTTGGTCTGGAAGAACGAGTTGGCCGATATCCTGAAATCAAGCTCCCCCAGCCGCTCGGTGATGACGCCGCTGCCTGAAACGATGTACTCATGCTCACCGACGGCCACGGTATTCGGGCGGCTGGTGACGTTGTTGACAATGGTCATCCGGACGCCCTCCATCCCCGACTCCAGGTGGAGGCGGTATCGCTCCATGAGATCCCTGTCATACCATGAGGTCACAATGTTCACCATCAGCTCCTCCCGCT encodes the following:
- the mltG gene encoding endolytic transglycosylase MltG, which translates into the protein MTPKTLPAKGSGKTAILAATLIGLAALAFSIVPGLNTSGETTRIAVHRGASFSAIVDSLHRAGSIRLRWPVTLTGRIIPRLHNIKPGRYTIPPGLSSYRLLGYLHGSSQDEVRVTIPEGLDLKKTARIISRHLDIDSAAFIAAASDRRLLDKHGIKASNAEGYLFPGTYNFAWASSPEEAAGFLVKQCMAFCTDSLTAVAAQQGLSQTALLTLASIVEAETPLDSEKPLVASVYLNRLKKGMRLQADPTVQFAIGGEGRRLYYKDLEIDSPYNTYRRRGLPPGPVCSPGAASILAALNPARTNYLYFVATGRGGHYFSATLSAHALNVRKYRNARSRALK
- a CDS encoding YkvA family protein, with protein sequence METPLFEKSTSRAERVMQNPGRVQKLIASVIRKSASLKSTAMVPGLLEKIQPLVRMVKSYASKEYREVPWQTIVLSAAALIYFVAPFDAIADFIPILGFADDLAIVSAVLASISQDVDSFTAWEKKKREVAEHAEFTEIDNGQQ
- the mraZ gene encoding division/cell wall cluster transcriptional repressor MraZ; protein product: MAGFIGKEKHAVDEKGRLMIPARFRRKFPETSGSLASKKEPASLYVMKSPDSSLELYLPDVWEEMARTISALSDFHPDERLLKTLMYESLEMVELDRQGRIPLSREFLDHAGITRDVVIIGADTKMIVWEPGRLSEVLEGSSGRFAALAGRYF
- a CDS encoding phosphoglycerate kinase → MQKKTLSDITIQGKRVLMRVDFNVPLDGNGEITDDKRIVEALPSIRKVLDNGGRLILMSHLGRPKGKVNPDFSLTPVALRLSELIDTPVIMAGDCIGTEVMQQALALQDGEVLLLENLRFHPEEEANDPEFSRELASLGEIYVNDAFGTAHRAHASTEGITHFVQTAVAGYLIEKELMYLGKALQSPERPFVAILGGSKISGKIDVIDNLFSKVDTVLVGGAMVFTFFKAQGLETGRSLVEDNKTELALELLAKAKSMGVRLILPEDVMAAPEISPDAPFHAVSVDQLAENEMGVDIGPKTAETYRKEILGAKTVLWNGPMGVFEIDNFAGGTIAVAEALAAATAKGATTIIGGGDSAAAVAKAGLADKMTHISTGGGASLEFLEGKELPGIAALNG
- the rsmH gene encoding 16S rRNA (cytosine(1402)-N(4))-methyltransferase RsmH, translated to MPRSPDSYHDPVLLHECVDALVRGPGLYVDGTLGGGGHSMAILRALESGGWLEGSLLVGIDQDDEALHEAGSRLAAYPGRAVAVKGNFQDIARLASREAVQKGLEPRARAILLDLGVSSRQIDRAERGFSYMRTGPLDMRMDSSASTTAADILNDADERELAAIFFRYGEEPRSRAIARAVIAARMKHGPLSSTEDLADIVRSVVHGRQPSIRSLSRVFQALRIAVNRELDVLQRVLEDGVSVLDEGGRIAVISYHSLEDRMVKQYFAAQSKCDWGPKGVGLREPLSRGTLVPVTRKAVVASEDEVRVNPRSRSAKLRVAEKTGGVQ
- a CDS encoding NYN domain-containing protein, producing MSHRQKETVVDGYNLIHHLFRPAAGASFEPLRRRLESLLTGYRRTRKTPVTVVYDGDGRYRDHDETGEVHIVYTARRKSADRWIIEYAKSLNTSAKILTIVSSDNEVRRYSAAFGAECMSSADFASMLQPGGTGDKPSGESGLNRRKFSANPLPEREVDGWMRLFGGNDA
- a CDS encoding chorismate mutase translates to MTTDTPSGHEAEWQELDQWRKKIDLIDCELTALLGERLDCAEKISALKSVMGAEVLQPEREKEVLHNVLERAGTEEKSRTLANIYRCILEESRLFQHAWKNRAGNTHKD
- a CDS encoding rhomboid family intramembrane serine protease; its protein translation is MSYSNQPYRPGGFQVIPPAIKAIILINVGVFLLESFPAFGNVLLSELALWPISSGNFRIWQPLTYLFLHGGTAHIFFNMFALWIFGAEIENHWGTKQFNVYYFTCGIGAALINLFATMGSTYPTIGASGAVYGILLAFGMMFPDRYIFLYFLFPIKAKFFVAGYAFIEFFSGLGSRTMGSGSNVAHFAHLGGMLIGWIYITLKRRDFNLSGMLEKIRPRKKEGGARIHSISRNDDVVTEAEIDRILEKISQSGYSSLSADERHKLLKAGRK
- the rlmD gene encoding 23S rRNA (uracil(1939)-C(5))-methyltransferase RlmD; translation: MADTTYRKGDIIELTITDLAEKEQCFGRLPSGMGVMVSGMLAIGDRVSAEIRKVRQRYIEAVAVEVLEPSVDRTAPPCRFFGVCGGCKLMHVSYEAQLRYKEKKVRDALAHLGGFEDPPLTPAHPAPSSVHYRNKIEFSCSSKRYLLHEEIAADRLQAPKNFALGFHAPGNFEKVIDIDRCFLATDGMNRVLNLTREFALLNTLAAYGAKEHTGFLRNLVVRYSEEREELMVNIVTSWYDRDLMERYRLHLESGMEGVRMTIVNNVTSRPNTVAVGEHEYIVSGSGVITERLGELDFRISANSFFQTNTRQAEALYACILRAAGLKAEDTVYDLYCGTGTITLFMARHCRMAVGLEVVESSIQDARANAEFNSIRNAVFFQADLKDFGTLLPTLDSYGRPDVVVTDPPRAGMHPKALQAMVQLEARRIIYVSCNPASLGRDGKEIAAAGYRLESVEPVDMFPHTAHIESVACFVRD